The DNA segment TCAGCTTTATTTAAATGTACTGTTGGAAGTACATGCAAATCGTTAGCAACATTGTCATACTCTTCATCAGAGTTGATGAAAATCATACCAGCTGCGCGAGTTCGAAGAGCTTCAGCACCTTTTGATAAGCGTGATAATGGCTCGCCATCGGCATCAACACCGCCACGACGACAAATTACCACTTTACCTTCAACAGATTCAGCAGTGTAATAAGCAGGTAACGAATACTTACCACAATAACCTACACCACCGGCCGTTTCAGCACCTGAAGACGCTTCAACATCACCAGCATAAACAACATCTAATGGTGTATCTAAGCCAACACCTGATGTTGCGCCCTTACCAATTAAATCAGCAAGCTCTGTTGCGCCACCGCTAAATGTTGCGGTTTTCTCTTCAGTAAAATCACGAGAATGAGTTAATGCAGCTACGGTAGTTACCCAAGGCGAGTTACCCGGTGAACCAACTGTTTTTTCACCATTTCGGCCAGAGTTACCAGCAGCAACAGCAGTATGAATACCAGCTTCACGAGCACTTAAAAATGCTAAAGCATCAGCAGTAAACCAAGGTGAAGATGCGCCGCCACCAACAGAGTAATTTAATACATCTACATTATTGGCAATGGCATGCTCAATTGAAGCAACAGCGGCACTTGGCGCACAGCCATAAACATTACAAGTTTGGTAAGAAACAATGTTAGCGTGTGGGGCAACACCGCTCATTGAAACAGTCATTTCTGAATCATAATATTGATGTTTGTAACTTTGCTCCATGTGTGGATAAACAGTTGGGTATTTCACGTCATGAACTACGTTACCAGCAATCGTTGAAGAAACATGAGTACCGTGACCATGAGTATCTTGGCCTGTATCAAAGCGCATGTCTGAACTTGACATTCCCGCAACCGATCTAAAGCCTCGATATGATACAACACCGATTAGCTTATCGTTACACCAATAAGGAGAATCTACACAATCACCAAAGTAAACACCTTCGCCATTTGGATTGTTGTGATCATAGCCATCACCGCCAATATCAGCAAATGAAGGAGTAAATGGCACGTTATCAAAACCTGCTGCACCTGACCAGCTATAGACTTTCTTTTGGTAAGAAGCGATACCGGTATCCATAACACCAATAACAAGCCCTTCACCTTTAGCGCCTTCAATATCAGGATTATCCCAAATAGCTGGTGCGCCAACATGCTGTGGACCTACATCGGTCAATAACTGTTGCATTTCTTCTTTTTCAACAGCCAATACACCTGGCATTTTTCGAAGTGCTAAGACTTCATGCTCTTCTAAGTCAACAACAAGACCGTTTAATGCAATTTTAAAGCTATCTTGTAGTTGCACATCACGACCAAGCGTTTTACGTATGTTATCTATCGCTTTATTCTGTTGCAATGCCAAGTAGTTTCCGTATACAACGGAAGCTGAACTGGCTAGATTTAATTTACCAGTATTTGTAACATTTACACCTTTTGATGCAGTAACGTTAGTGGCTTTAAAACCTTCAATGCCACCTTGGTATAAAGCAACAGGCTCGTCTTTTAATAATACAAAGTAGCGACCTTCAAAGTGTGCCTTATTCGATTTGTATTGAGCATTTTGCTGAACAGGTGTTAACTCAAATGTTGGGATATCATCTGGATATTGACCAGCGGTGGCTCCTAGAGCCATGATCCCTAGCGGCAATGCTAGAGCTATTTTATTTAATTTAAATTTCAAAATAATTTCCTCTAATGAGAGGCCTTTGGCCTCTCAAAATTAATGTCTGTAATTCTTACTTGTAAGCGCGACGAGCGGCAAAGCCTAGGGCGCTAAATAAAATGAAGAACAAGCCAGTTGAACCACCTGAACTTTGTGTTTCATCTGCTGTAGACGGATTTGAATTACTTGTTGAAGCACTAACTGAGAACGTCATATCAGTTGAAGTTGAATTCACACCATCATGTGCCGTAATTGTTGATGTATATTCACCAGCATTGGTTACCGCCCCAGAAATTTCACCCGATAAGCTGATTTCTAAACCTGCAGGTAAGTTAGTGGCTGTAAATGTAACTCCATCACCTTCCATCTCAGCAAAGTTTGCCGAAACATTGACAGTCATCTGTTCACCTTGAACGATAGTTACACCGGCAATGCTTTCTATAATCACTGGTGCGATATCATTGGTATTAGCAACAACAATTTCAACATCATCTACTGGTGCATCACGGTTTTCGTAATCAGCAGTAATTTTTAAGGTGTAAGACTTTGTCTCTTCGTAATCGATAGCATCTGCATTAGCAACACTGATCACGCCATCAACAGAAACCGCAAAAGGAGTACCTGGCAAAGCATTAACTAAATGAATATCGCCTCTACGTTCGCTATTAATAAAGAACTGCTCAGTAGACATTGCTACTTTGCCGATAACATGGCCATTTTCTACGTTTTCATAAACGCTAAAGCCTTGGCCCGGCTTAACTTTGGCATCAGCGCCATGGGCAACTGTGCTAAAACCAGTATTATCATTACCCATTTCAAACAGCATTACCCCTGGAGGACAATCTTTATGTGTAACAACATTATTTATACTGAATACGAAAGGATTACATTGGAATGTTAAACCAGCTAGAACACGTGCAGAACGACCAGGTTCGATAACAACTTTATTTGACCAATTGCTCCAATCAAATTCTGTTTCTGGATCATAATCTTCTGGTATTAGTGCCACACCAGCAGTAGTCGCCAAGAAGTTTACTTTTTCCTCAATACAATTGTCAGGATTCCAAGATTTTGGCTGACAATTAGTGTCCCACCAGTTTGGATAACCATCTTCACCAGTATGATCAATTACTTCTTCCCAGTAATCACCATGAATAATTGGGTTAAAGCGAATTAAAGGACCATCGATCCCCGCTTGTGCATCACGGTCAGAAGCGAACTGCCAGCCAATTTTTTGATTGAAATCTTCAACTGATTGGATATCGTGATGATATAATTCTTCAAGACAAATATTGGCTACTACAGTATCGTCACCTGCAGATACATCGGTTGCCAATTTTGAAACTTTCTGCCTTGAGATCCAAGGATTAAATTCCATGTTGAAATCAATATAACGTGTTTCTAATGTACCGTCATTATTGGTAATTACATCAATGGCGAAGATTTTATCAGCATCTTCAGCCATTCGTTCAGCATCAAACGGTGAATCATGATAGGCATTGGCATGCTCTTCCGTGTAAGCCTTAAAGTAGCTTAAAACATGACCTGCTTTATCGAAATGCTCTGCCATTGGCACGTCAAATTTATCAAACATTTGAACTACTACAGATAATTTCTTACCTGAGATTTCACACATTTCTTCGTTAACAATATTAGCACCAATATTTTTATACATATGACCTTGACCGCCAACCTTTGACGGGGTGATTACAGGTACGTTATGCATCAATGGCATCGCTATGAAAGTTTTCGCCGCATTTGTGGTATTCGTTAAATCAATGATATTAGATTCAATCCAATTGCCTTCATTGCTGACTAATTGTTTCCACTCATCACTTTCAAGTAAAACTTTTGTAGAACCATAAGAGTTTGATTTTTCTAATGATTTACTTTCTCTAGGGAATACCTGAAAAGGAACTTTCAGTTGCGCTGATTCGTCACTTGTATTGTTAAACACTAAGTAACCATTAACGGCAGCTTCAATCCAATTCTCAATACTTAAATCAGTACCTTGTTTAAACGGCCATTCACCTAAATTGTCTACATCAATGGTTAAAGATACAGCAAATGTTACTGAATGATTTGCCGGTATATTAATTGATGCAGGGTGAATAAAACCAATCGCATCATTGCTGGCTTTATTACCATTAAGTTGACTGCTAACCGCATACGATTGTACTTGGTCAGTTAAGTTTTTAATGGTTAAATCACGTGTAACAGAAACCGAACTTGGCGTTTCAACATAGCCAAAAGCTAAACCAGGTTGATAGGTTCCCGTTTCCCAAACAACAGCATTGGCAGTAACAGCTGTTACCCCATCTACTAGGCCTGTACCCATAAATGATACTTCTGGTACTGTCGTTTTCGAAGCCCCTTCAAACACTTCAGCGGTTGAACCTTGTATACCATCAGCAAGTGCGGTATTGGCAACTAATGCTTTTGCTTCAAGCGGACTTAATTGTGGATATTGCGCTAAAATTCTAGCGGCAGTACCAGCAGCATACGCAGCTGCATAATTATGATGCGGCATAACTTCAGCAAACTGATCACCAGAACCAGCAACAGGACCAACAAATTGTTCTGCAGGTGCTACTACTTCAGGTTTTAAAGTTTGCGTTCCACGGGTAGGACCGGCAGGAGTAAATGGCGATAAAGTAACAGAATCACCATCAACTTTAACTGAACCAACAGTTAATGCTTCTGGAACAGCTGCGCGCCAAGCCAGATTAAAATAAGAATCGTAGCCTGTATAACCAGCACCAACCACCACTAAAGAGCCTGTAGCACTTAAGCGACGTACTAGACCAATATCACGTGTAGGTTGAGAAGGAGATACATCATCTTCAACATAAAATGCTGAGTTACCGAAACTGTTTAAAACGATTACATCTGGGCGATCGCTAATGTCACCATCTTGGTTAGGATCAACGATTACGTCTAATACAGGGTAAAAATAAGCATTAGCCCAGTCGTACGTTTTATAATAGATAATTTTAGCATCAGGGGCTTGTGCTAACACTTGTGCAGCAACAGCTGTACCTGAAGCAAGAGCGCCAGCTTCAACATTAACATCTTCGGCCCATTCAATAGGGTTATAATCTACATAGTGATAACCTTCAGCACCTGCAGAGAAGTCCAGACCACCGATAACAGTGTCTGTTGGGAAACCATCCCAAGCATTACTTCGGTTAGCCGTTGCTTGTTCAAAAGCAGCAACAGTACCTGTACCACCTAAAGCTTTATGAGTGTAATCAATACCATTACCAACAATAGCAACAGTGATATCATCACCAACATCTTTAACGGTTAAGAAAGGGTATTTTTTAAATTCGTTTTCAGCAGTGTAATTTGGCTCTTCGCTCAATAACTGTGCACTTACTACATGCTCATTAGATGCTAGCATGTCTGCAACTGAATGATTCATTTGCACGTAAAGGGCATTCTCAGACATTCGAGATTTACGAGTTAAAACTGCACTTTGATCGGCTGCGCGAATCGCCGCCATTACTAAATCTTGTTGTTTTTCTACATTGACTAAAACACTGCTACGATCATTGCCTAACCCAGCGTGAGCTTTATCTAGACCACTTTTGGCCGTAAGGCGAATGAAATATACACCCATAGTTTCATGTTTTGCTCTAAAAGAACTTTGTCCTTCAGAAGTTAAGTTTGCGCCTGTTGATAATTCTCCAGCAGTAAGCATTTTATTTGCTTGTTCAACTTCGCTAGCGTTAGCGGAGCATGCAAATGCTGCTGAGACAACTAAAGCGACGGTAGATGATTTAAAAATCATTGTTGTCCTCTTGTAAATCTATTAATTGCAAGACATCCAGTTACAACTGTTGTTATTTATAAATGATTATTAACAGCTGAAAATGGCGTTGGGACATTAGTAAATAAAAACTTGGCCTCTAACAATGGCAATAATTACAATTCAATTACAAGTTTACATCAACAAAACATCAATTTCGTTTATAATCATGCATTTATAAAAATAAACGAATTACAATTGATGATTTATAGATAACTAATAAACTGCTTTTATTTAATAAATATTCAGTAAAGTAAGCCTAAAAAGAGAATCGTTTAAAGTTTCAACAAATCTACAGGAATTTAAAAACAAACTCGCAGAGTTTTCGGTGCATTCGATATTTGAAATGAAGTTTAAAAAGATTATTGATATCGACTGAAATTTACTCGGAGAAAATATCGGGAGAACTAGATTTAAATTAGCAAGATTTTAAATACCTCAACAAACCTGCTGGAAGCAAGAAGCAAGAAGCAAGTTTGTTGAGTATTGGTTGAATTCAATATTTGCATTGAAGTTCAGATTTATTATTGATTTGGTTTGAAAATTTACACTGAAAAGATATCAGCACCTCAAGGTGCTAAATAGGCAATATTTTAAATACCTCAACAAACCTGCTGTAAGCTAGAAACAAGTTTGTTGAGTTTTGGTTGCATTCAATATTTGAATTGAAGTTCAGATTTGCTATTGATTTGGTTTGAAAATTTGTACAGAAAAGATATCAGCATCATTAATACTATTTAAAGTAAGTAAATAACTTTCAGTATCTATTGAAGATATACCGAAGTATCGCTTAATTGAATTAGCAGGCAAAGAATCAATAATTGTCGTCTTGCCTGTTATTTCTTTTCTTTTAATAACATCCTCAGTTGTACTACGACTAATATAATAAATCGCTTTATCCTGCCAATAAAATGAACCGTGATCTGTGCTAATTAAATCTTCAACTATTAATTTTTCTTCGTTGGTTTTTGGATTAACTTGCCAAATACCATTTTCCCATTCACGGCTAACATATAAATAACCGTCTTCCCCTTCAACAACTGCCATTTCATTTTTAGCCGTTAATTGAGTTATCTGTGCCGTTAATAAGTCGTATTTGAATACACCACTAGTGTCATTTTTACTAGAAATGAACAAAATTGAACGACCATCAAATGACCATTTAGGATTTTGCGGTTCTAACCCTCCAAGGTCAATTGATTCAAGACTTCCAGTTGTATCGTCTCCAATAAATAGTTGATAGTGATCAGTATCGGTTAGGCGCAGATCAACAATAAACTGATCATTTATAGGTGACCAACTAGGCAATAATGGTAAGCCCATTCCTTTAGTGATATTTTTGGTGCCAAGTTCACTTTTAATCCATAAATCCCACGAACCTGACCTGTTTGAAATAAATGCAACCTTACCATTAACTGCAGAAAGACTACCTAACATATCTCTAGAAGAAGATGAAACTCTTGATAAAATTTTATTGGTTTCAAATGTTTTTTGAACTATATATTCCTGTGAAGAATAGCGCGAAAAAAATAGTTCGCCCGTTGTTTGGCTAATGGTCAAATTTGCAGGTCTAGGTATTTTGTTTACATCTTGCCAAGTTTCTTCTGCAATGTTGTACTTATGAATAATATGTTCTGCATTTTTAAAGAAACTGGTATAAATTTCATTATTACTATGATCCCAAGCTAAACCAATAATAGATGTTTGGTTATCAAGGAGAACTTGCTCTTCACCTTGATTATTAATGTGTATAAGTTGCGTAAATTGATAACGTTCACGTATTAAAGCGATGCTTTTACTATCATTCGCCCAAACGGCAACAACATCTCGTACTTTACTGCTAGGGTAACTTACTTGTGTTGAAAGCTTGGTCTTAAAGTTGTAAGAGAAAATAGCTAAACTATCATTTACTTGCTTAGAATAGAGTAAAGATTCACCATTTGGGGACCAGTCAAGATTAATTCTAATAGGATTAAATACGCAGCCTTGATCAATCAGTTCATCTTGATTAGTGACTAAATGTTTAACTCTAATTTGACAAAAACCTGTTTCATCATAGCGTATATATGCTATTGAAGCGTCGTCAGGAGACCAGGTTGGTGATGCTTCTTCATTAGATGTATTTGTTAACATGCGAAGAGGCAGTTCTTCATTGAGTAAATCTTTAATATAAAGATGGCCTTTCGAAGACTCTCTAACCCAACGAAATACAAGGTACTTGCCGTCATGAGAGACCGCTGGGTGCATTTCTATGCCCTGGTAATTTGTTTGTTTCGAAACCTCTTTTGATAATACAATGTTGGAACCACTGTTAATAAAGTGGTTACTGATCATATAAACGGATAAACAAATTAAGCAAAAACTGGCAACAGCTGCGAAGTATTTGTGTTTATTAATAAAAGATAATTGCTTAGGTTCGTTTTGGTGTAAATCAGACGTTGGAAAAGCAGCTAGACCTAGCGGCTTAACAACCATTACATAACCTACTTTATGTACTGTTTTAATAACTTCATCATTTTCTGCACCTAAATCAGCGAATGTTTTACGCAGGTGCCAAATGGTATTAGGAAAACCTCG comes from the Thalassotalea nanhaiensis genome and includes:
- a CDS encoding S8 family serine peptidase; protein product: MIFKSSTVALVVSAAFACSANASEVEQANKMLTAGELSTGANLTSEGQSSFRAKHETMGVYFIRLTAKSGLDKAHAGLGNDRSSVLVNVEKQQDLVMAAIRAADQSAVLTRKSRMSENALYVQMNHSVADMLASNEHVVSAQLLSEEPNYTAENEFKKYPFLTVKDVGDDITVAIVGNGIDYTHKALGGTGTVAAFEQATANRSNAWDGFPTDTVIGGLDFSAGAEGYHYVDYNPIEWAEDVNVEAGALASGTAVAAQVLAQAPDAKIIYYKTYDWANAYFYPVLDVIVDPNQDGDISDRPDVIVLNSFGNSAFYVEDDVSPSQPTRDIGLVRRLSATGSLVVVGAGYTGYDSYFNLAWRAAVPEALTVGSVKVDGDSVTLSPFTPAGPTRGTQTLKPEVVAPAEQFVGPVAGSGDQFAEVMPHHNYAAAYAAGTAARILAQYPQLSPLEAKALVANTALADGIQGSTAEVFEGASKTTVPEVSFMGTGLVDGVTAVTANAVVWETGTYQPGLAFGYVETPSSVSVTRDLTIKNLTDQVQSYAVSSQLNGNKASNDAIGFIHPASINIPANHSVTFAVSLTIDVDNLGEWPFKQGTDLSIENWIEAAVNGYLVFNNTSDESAQLKVPFQVFPRESKSLEKSNSYGSTKVLLESDEWKQLVSNEGNWIESNIIDLTNTTNAAKTFIAMPLMHNVPVITPSKVGGQGHMYKNIGANIVNEEMCEISGKKLSVVVQMFDKFDVPMAEHFDKAGHVLSYFKAYTEEHANAYHDSPFDAERMAEDADKIFAIDVITNNDGTLETRYIDFNMEFNPWISRQKVSKLATDVSAGDDTVVANICLEELYHHDIQSVEDFNQKIGWQFASDRDAQAGIDGPLIRFNPIIHGDYWEEVIDHTGEDGYPNWWDTNCQPKSWNPDNCIEEKVNFLATTAGVALIPEDYDPETEFDWSNWSNKVVIEPGRSARVLAGLTFQCNPFVFSINNVVTHKDCPPGVMLFEMGNDNTGFSTVAHGADAKVKPGQGFSVYENVENGHVIGKVAMSTEQFFINSERRGDIHLVNALPGTPFAVSVDGVISVANADAIDYEETKSYTLKITADYENRDAPVDDVEIVVANTNDIAPVIIESIAGVTIVQGEQMTVNVSANFAEMEGDGVTFTATNLPAGLEISLSGEISGAVTNAGEYTSTITAHDGVNSTSTDMTFSVSASTSNSNPSTADETQSSGGSTGLFFILFSALGFAARRAYK
- a CDS encoding winged helix-turn-helix domain-containing protein codes for the protein MVELAFVYYQIGRFNVNCKELTVDNGKDSIKLPVKVFELLKLFILSSDHSVAANDAIETIWNGNQGVGKRGFPNTIWHLRKTFADLGAENDEVIKTVHKVGYVMVVKPLGLAAFPTSDLHQNEPKQLSFINKHKYFAAVASFCLICLSVYMISNHFINSGSNIVLSKEVSKQTNYQGIEMHPAVSHDGKYLVFRWVRESSKGHLYIKDLLNEELPLRMLTNTSNEEASPTWSPDDASIAYIRYDETGFCQIRVKHLVTNQDELIDQGCVFNPIRINLDWSPNGESLLYSKQVNDSLAIFSYNFKTKLSTQVSYPSSKVRDVVAVWANDSKSIALIRERYQFTQLIHINNQGEEQVLLDNQTSIIGLAWDHSNNEIYTSFFKNAEHIIHKYNIAEETWQDVNKIPRPANLTISQTTGELFFSRYSSQEYIVQKTFETNKILSRVSSSSRDMLGSLSAVNGKVAFISNRSGSWDLWIKSELGTKNITKGMGLPLLPSWSPINDQFIVDLRLTDTDHYQLFIGDDTTGSLESIDLGGLEPQNPKWSFDGRSILFISSKNDTSGVFKYDLLTAQITQLTAKNEMAVVEGEDGYLYVSREWENGIWQVNPKTNEEKLIVEDLISTDHGSFYWQDKAIYYISRSTTEDVIKRKEITGKTTIIDSLPANSIKRYFGISSIDTESYLLTLNSINDADIFSVQIFKPNQ